From the genome of Streptomyces sp. NBC_01116, one region includes:
- a CDS encoding ROK family glucokinase gives MGLTIGVDIGGTKIAAGVVDEEGRILSTFKVATPPTAEGIVDAICAAVAGASEGHEVEAVGIGAAGYVDDKRATVLFAPNIDWRHEPLKDKVEQRVGLPVVVENDANAAAWGEYRFGAGQGHDDVICITLGTGLGGGIIIGNKLRRGRFGVAAEFGHIRVVPDGLLCGCGSQGCWEQYASGRALVRYAKQRANATPENAAVLLGLGDGSVDGIEGKHISEAARQGDPVAVDSFRELARWAGAGLADLASLFDPSAFIVGGGVSDEGELVLDPIRKSFRRWLIGGEWRPHAQVLAAQLGGKAGLVGAADLARQG, from the coding sequence ATGGGACTCACCATCGGCGTCGATATCGGCGGCACGAAGATCGCGGCTGGAGTGGTCGACGAAGAGGGCCGGATCCTCTCGACGTTCAAGGTGGCGACCCCGCCGACGGCCGAAGGCATCGTCGACGCGATCTGCGCGGCGGTGGCCGGGGCGAGCGAGGGACACGAGGTGGAGGCCGTCGGCATCGGCGCCGCCGGCTACGTCGACGACAAGCGCGCCACCGTGCTCTTCGCACCGAACATCGACTGGCGTCACGAGCCGCTCAAGGACAAGGTCGAGCAGCGCGTCGGCCTGCCCGTCGTCGTCGAGAACGACGCCAACGCCGCGGCCTGGGGCGAGTATCGCTTCGGGGCCGGCCAGGGCCACGACGACGTCATCTGCATCACGCTCGGCACCGGCCTCGGCGGCGGCATCATCATCGGCAACAAGCTGCGCCGCGGACGCTTCGGCGTGGCCGCCGAGTTCGGCCACATCCGGGTCGTCCCGGACGGTCTCCTCTGCGGCTGCGGCAGCCAGGGCTGCTGGGAGCAGTACGCCTCCGGCCGCGCGCTCGTCCGGTACGCGAAGCAGCGCGCCAACGCCACCCCCGAGAACGCCGCCGTGCTGCTCGGTCTCGGCGACGGCTCGGTGGACGGCATCGAGGGCAAGCACATCAGCGAGGCCGCCCGCCAGGGCGACCCGGTGGCCGTCGACTCCTTCCGCGAGCTGGCCCGCTGGGCCGGCGCCGGACTGGCCGACCTCGCCTCGCTGTTCGACCCGTCCGCGTTCATCGTCGGCGGCGGGGTGTCGGACGAGGGCGAGCTCGTCCTCGACCCGATCCGCAAGTCGTTCCGGCGCTGGCTGATCGGCGGCGAATGGCGCCCGCACGCCCAGGTGCTGGCCGCCCAACTCGGCGGCAAGGCAGGGCTCGTGGGCGCGGCCGACCTGGCCCGCCAGGGCTAG
- a CDS encoding ArsA-related P-loop ATPase, producing MRTVLVTGLGGAGRSTVAAATALASAASGSRTLLVSAEAVPGFPAAPEPTRAADGLDHARIDSGEHFRAELTELQKRASGVLDLLGAGRLDGEELTELPGSPQLALLHTLRRAAGGDWSGYDTLVVDLPPLTEALALLALPEQLRRYLRRLLPAERQAARALRPVLAQLAGVPMPAQWLYEAAARKDAELAAVQALVEDRATTLRLVAEPGPAAEDALRAARTGLALHGLRADLLVAARVLPRHSPDPWFAALAAQQEKCLDHWRQDMAPDLPVHEAAHLGRDPQGPADLAALEIPAPDDRTPGPAGDPWWTEEDPDAGDGTLTLTWCLPLPGAAKEELRLVRRGDELLLTVGPFHRIVRIASALRRCTVSGAALTDGVLRVRFTPDPALWPRTS from the coding sequence GTGCGCACGGTCCTGGTCACCGGCCTGGGAGGCGCGGGCCGCAGCACCGTCGCCGCGGCCACCGCACTGGCCTCGGCCGCGAGCGGCAGCCGTACCCTGCTGGTCTCCGCCGAGGCCGTACCCGGCTTCCCGGCCGCCCCGGAGCCGACCCGGGCCGCGGACGGCCTCGACCACGCCCGCATCGACTCCGGCGAGCACTTCCGCGCCGAACTCACCGAACTCCAGAAGCGCGCCTCCGGCGTCCTGGACCTGCTCGGCGCGGGCCGGCTCGACGGCGAGGAGCTCACCGAACTCCCCGGCTCCCCGCAGCTCGCCCTGCTGCACACCCTGCGCCGGGCCGCCGGGGGCGACTGGTCCGGCTACGACACCCTCGTCGTCGACCTCCCGCCGCTCACCGAGGCCCTGGCCCTCCTCGCGCTGCCCGAACAACTGCGCCGCTACCTGCGCCGGCTGCTCCCCGCCGAACGTCAGGCCGCCCGCGCCCTGCGCCCGGTCCTCGCCCAGCTCGCCGGGGTCCCGATGCCCGCGCAGTGGCTGTACGAGGCCGCCGCCCGCAAGGACGCCGAGCTGGCCGCCGTCCAGGCCCTGGTCGAGGACCGGGCCACCACGCTCCGCCTCGTCGCGGAGCCCGGCCCCGCCGCCGAGGACGCCCTGCGCGCCGCCCGCACCGGCCTCGCCCTGCACGGACTGCGCGCCGACCTCCTGGTCGCCGCCCGCGTGCTGCCCCGGCACTCGCCCGACCCCTGGTTCGCCGCGCTCGCCGCCCAGCAGGAGAAGTGCCTGGACCACTGGCGCCAGGACATGGCCCCGGACCTCCCCGTGCACGAGGCCGCCCACCTGGGCCGCGACCCGCAGGGCCCGGCCGACCTGGCCGCGCTGGAGATACCCGCCCCCGACGACCGGACGCCCGGCCCGGCCGGCGACCCCTGGTGGACCGAGGAGGACCCGGACGCCGGGGACGGGACCCTCACCCTCACCTGGTGCCTGCCCCTGCCCGGGGCCGCCAAGGAGGAGCTGCGCCTGGTCCGCCGGGGCGACGAACTGCTCCTGACCGTCGGCCCCTTCCACCGGATCGTGCGGATCGCCTCCGCGCTGCGCCGCTGCACCGTCTCCGGCGCGGCCCTGACCGACGGGGTGCTGCGGGTGCGGTTCACGCCGGATCCGGCCCTGTGGCCGCGCACCTCCTGA
- a CDS encoding DUF5304 domain-containing protein, whose protein sequence is MSEATDRPVDGDAWADACAEDLAAEKARRRAQYGPQPGSAAEELRKLVDAVADKVSSLQTPLLGAAAQGAVQQAIRQAKSAVEPVIERNPQLFDHLAAAGSELLAAYRSAVEGQESRWTRTTEGASGAARPADPSKKAADDPSDPRDEGPSGTERIDLD, encoded by the coding sequence ATGAGTGAAGCCACCGATCGTCCCGTCGACGGCGACGCGTGGGCCGACGCCTGCGCCGAGGACCTCGCGGCCGAGAAGGCCCGCCGCCGCGCCCAGTACGGCCCCCAGCCCGGATCCGCCGCCGAGGAACTGCGCAAGCTGGTCGACGCGGTCGCCGACAAGGTCTCCTCGCTCCAGACGCCGCTGCTGGGCGCCGCCGCCCAGGGCGCGGTCCAGCAGGCCATCCGGCAGGCGAAGTCCGCCGTCGAACCGGTCATCGAACGCAACCCGCAGCTCTTCGACCACCTCGCCGCCGCGGGCAGCGAACTGCTGGCCGCCTACCGCTCCGCGGTCGAGGGCCAGGAGAGCCGCTGGACCCGCACCACCGAGGGCGCGTCGGGCGCCGCGCGCCCCGCGGACCCCTCCAAGAAGGCCGCCGACGACCCGTCCGACCCTCGCGACGAAGGCCCCTCCGGCACCGAACGCATCGACCTGGACTGA
- a CDS encoding SRPBCC family protein, with product MAEHTSSSITIEAAPADVMGVIADFARYPEWTGEVKEAEVLSTDDRGRAEQVRLVLDAGAIKDDHVLSYTWTGEREVSWSLVKSQMLRSLDGTYALTPLGGGERTEVTYKLAVDVKIPLLGMIKRKAEKVIIDRALAGLKKRVESAPGN from the coding sequence ATGGCTGAACACACCAGCTCGAGCATCACGATCGAGGCGGCACCGGCCGACGTCATGGGCGTGATCGCCGACTTCGCCCGCTACCCGGAATGGACCGGCGAGGTCAAGGAGGCCGAGGTCCTCTCCACCGACGACCGGGGCCGCGCCGAGCAGGTCCGCCTCGTCCTGGACGCCGGAGCGATCAAGGACGACCACGTCCTCTCCTACACCTGGACCGGCGAGAGAGAGGTCAGCTGGAGCCTCGTCAAGTCCCAGATGCTGCGCTCCCTGGACGGCACCTACGCCCTCACCCCGCTCGGCGGCGGCGAGCGCACCGAGGTCACCTACAAGCTCGCCGTCGACGTCAAGATCCCGCTGCTCGGCATGATCAAGCGCAAGGCCGAGAAGGTCATCATCGACCGCGCCCTCGCCGGTCTGAAGAAGCGCGTCGAGTCCGCACCGGGGAACTGA
- a CDS encoding endonuclease/exonuclease/phosphatase family protein, with amino-acid sequence MALTPLPVSRSEPDGSAVIRVLSYNVRSMHDDTAALARVIRACAPDLVLVQEAPRFFHWRKAAARLAKSSGLVVLSGGATAAGPLLLCSLRVTVERTEDVLLPLTPGLHRRGFATAVVRIAGTRLGVLSCHLSLQHDERLAQADLLLERLAAMGVEHAVAGGDLNDVPAGKAFRHLAGPLQDCRDVAPWGGELTFPPDEPRKRIDAVFATPGIEVLGCGVPTGLDGVSEDDLRAATDHLPVLAALRVPVA; translated from the coding sequence ATGGCCCTGACGCCCCTGCCCGTCTCCCGTTCCGAGCCGGACGGTTCAGCCGTCATCAGAGTGCTGAGCTACAACGTCCGGTCGATGCACGACGACACCGCCGCGCTGGCCCGCGTCATCCGCGCCTGCGCGCCCGACCTGGTCCTCGTCCAGGAGGCCCCGCGCTTCTTCCACTGGCGCAAGGCCGCGGCCAGGCTCGCGAAGAGCAGCGGCCTGGTGGTGCTGAGCGGCGGGGCCACCGCCGCCGGACCCCTGCTGCTGTGCTCGCTCCGGGTGACCGTCGAGCGCACCGAGGACGTCCTGCTGCCGCTCACCCCCGGCCTGCACCGCAGGGGCTTCGCCACCGCCGTGGTGCGGATCGCCGGGACCAGGCTCGGGGTGCTGAGCTGCCATCTCAGCCTTCAGCACGACGAGCGCCTCGCCCAGGCGGACCTGCTGCTGGAACGGCTGGCCGCGATGGGCGTGGAGCACGCCGTGGCGGGCGGCGACCTCAACGACGTACCGGCCGGGAAGGCGTTCCGGCACCTGGCCGGGCCCCTCCAGGACTGCCGGGACGTCGCTCCCTGGGGCGGCGAGCTGACCTTCCCGCCCGACGAACCCCGCAAGCGCATCGACGCCGTCTTCGCGACCCCGGGCATCGAGGTGCTCGGCTGCGGAGTGCCGACCGGGCTGGACGGCGTGAGCGAGGACGACCTGAGGGCGGCCACGGACCATCTGCCGGTCCTGGCCGCCCTCAGGGTGCCTGTCGCCTGA